In the genome of Pedosphaera parvula Ellin514, one region contains:
- a CDS encoding PilW family protein, with translation MKLTFHPKHTRTGCRQGCRAFTLAEMMVTAAVFMLLMGGLIYCYIFGLRLQQITRVKLGASDDARNALNHLIGEIRSATWIKIGQGDITNFTEVGTNSLQLGNAIQVYPTNDTSIWIRYFYQDSANASNYTKLLRTSYTNNGNYTLVLAHAVITNTVPIFTAEDSWGNVHSNSSNNQVIGMTLQFSQLEYPLVNIGPTNYYDSYQLHTRITRRRLY, from the coding sequence ATGAAATTAACCTTTCATCCCAAACACACCCGCACCGGTTGCCGCCAAGGCTGTCGCGCATTTACCCTGGCGGAAATGATGGTCACGGCCGCGGTTTTCATGCTGCTAATGGGCGGCCTGATCTATTGCTACATATTCGGTTTGCGGCTGCAGCAGATCACCCGGGTGAAGCTTGGCGCCAGCGATGATGCCCGTAATGCCCTGAATCACCTCATTGGCGAAATCCGCTCTGCCACTTGGATCAAGATTGGGCAAGGCGACATAACCAATTTTACCGAGGTCGGAACCAACTCACTTCAGTTGGGCAATGCCATTCAAGTTTATCCCACCAACGACACCAGCATCTGGATCAGGTATTTTTACCAGGACTCCGCCAACGCCTCCAATTACACCAAACTGCTCCGCACCAGTTACACCAACAATGGCAATTACACCCTTGTCCTGGCCCATGCCGTTATCACCAATACGGTTCCCATCTTTACCGCCGAAGATAGCTGGGGCAACGTGCACAGCAATAGTTCAAACAATCAAGTCATCGGGATGACCCTCCAGTTCAGTCAGCTCGAGTATCCCCTCGTGAATATCGGCCCCACCAACTATTACGATTCCTACCAACTCCATACCCGCATAACCCGTCGCCGACTCTATTGA
- a CDS encoding efflux RND transporter permease subunit: VYRVSEWGFNWLLGRYEAGLKWVLRHQGFMLVVAALTMVATVWLYMKIPKGFFPQQDTGVMMGVTEASQDISFEAMAKLQNQVAAIVMADPAVATLGSFMGSSQGNSTMNNGRMFITLKPLKERKVHADVVIARLRAKLAHVEGINLFLQPVQDIRVGGRMGKGQYQYALQTADLKELNHWATTLVARLQKSPELKDVTSDQQTRGLQANVVIDRDAAARLGVSPALIDNTLYDAFGQRQVSTIYQRYNQHHVVMEVNPEFLEDPKALEKIFVKSSTGRQVPLASVARFETGNTSLSVNHQGQFPAITLSFNLAPGVSLGEAKPVIEQAVRDIRMPGTVTGSFQGTAQVFQSSLATLPLLLAAALIAVYVVLGMLYESLIHPITIISTLPSAGLGALLALELTGFDLSLVSFIGVILLMGIVKKNGIMMVDFALDAERQEGLTPEDAIYKACVIRFRPIMMTTMAALLGVVPLAIGMGEGSELRRPLGIAVVGGLILSQVLTLYTTPVVYLMFEHLRRRFKLLRHRGVGEVAVVPAV; this comes from the coding sequence GTCTATCGGGTGAGCGAGTGGGGATTCAACTGGCTGCTGGGCCGATATGAGGCGGGGTTGAAGTGGGTGCTGCGTCACCAGGGATTCATGTTGGTGGTGGCCGCGCTCACGATGGTGGCGACGGTCTGGTTATACATGAAAATTCCCAAGGGCTTCTTCCCGCAACAGGATACGGGTGTGATGATGGGAGTTACGGAGGCATCGCAGGATATTTCCTTTGAAGCGATGGCCAAGCTACAGAACCAGGTCGCTGCAATCGTAATGGCTGATCCGGCGGTGGCGACGCTGGGATCGTTCATGGGATCTTCCCAGGGAAATTCGACCATGAACAACGGGCGCATGTTTATCACGCTGAAGCCGCTCAAGGAGCGGAAAGTTCATGCGGATGTGGTTATCGCCCGGCTGCGTGCGAAATTGGCGCACGTGGAGGGGATTAATTTATTTTTACAACCGGTGCAGGACATCCGGGTGGGTGGACGCATGGGCAAGGGACAGTATCAGTATGCCTTGCAAACTGCCGATCTGAAGGAGTTGAACCATTGGGCGACGACGCTGGTGGCCAGGTTGCAAAAGTCCCCGGAGTTGAAGGATGTTACCAGTGATCAGCAGACCAGGGGATTGCAGGCCAATGTGGTGATTGACCGCGATGCGGCCGCGCGGTTGGGGGTGTCACCGGCGTTGATCGACAACACGCTTTATGATGCGTTTGGGCAGCGGCAGGTTTCGACGATTTACCAGAGGTATAACCAGCATCATGTGGTGATGGAGGTGAATCCGGAGTTCCTCGAAGATCCGAAGGCGTTGGAGAAGATATTTGTGAAATCTTCCACCGGCCGGCAGGTGCCATTGGCGAGCGTGGCCAGATTTGAGACCGGCAATACCAGTCTTTCAGTCAATCACCAGGGGCAGTTTCCCGCGATCACATTGAGTTTCAATCTGGCGCCCGGAGTTTCGTTGGGGGAGGCGAAGCCGGTCATTGAGCAAGCGGTGCGCGATATCAGGATGCCGGGTACCGTGACGGGAAGCTTTCAAGGGACGGCGCAGGTTTTTCAATCGTCCCTCGCCACGCTGCCCCTGCTTTTGGCGGCGGCATTGATTGCGGTGTATGTGGTCCTGGGGATGCTTTACGAAAGTTTGATCCATCCGATCACCATCATTTCCACACTGCCTTCAGCCGGTTTAGGTGCGTTGCTCGCGTTGGAGCTAACTGGATTTGATCTGTCGCTGGTTTCGTTCATTGGAGTGATTCTCCTGATGGGAATTGTGAAAAAGAACGGGATCATGATGGTGGATTTTGCGTTGGATGCGGAACGACAGGAAGGGTTGACCCCTGAAGATGCGATTTACAAGGCGTGCGTGATCCGGTTCCGGCCGATCATGATGACCACGATGGCCGCTTTGTTGGGAGTGGTGCCGCTGGCGATTGGAATGGGAGAGGGTTCGGAGTTGCGGCGGCCATTGGGCATCGCGGTTGTGGGCGGGCTGATCCTATCCCAAGTGCTGACACTTTACACGACACCGGTGGTTTACCTGATGTTTGAGCACCTGCGTCGGCGGTTCAAACTGCTCCGTCATCGCGGAGTCGGTGAGGTGGCGGTAGTTCCGGCTGTGTGA
- a CDS encoding efflux RND transporter periplasmic adaptor subunit: MKSKHFFSSLLLASLGVIAGCNPPESKAPSKETPPVAVKLVQPKRGDITRSVSLPGNVIPDQQAALHAKVTGYLKTIHVDKGDSVKEGDLLAEIEVPELLADLAKSKAEVEVADIDYKRILEAQQKAPSLVVAQSIDTARAKSLVAKASLEHAETLLQFCKIIAPFSGTITKRSVDPGAFIAAATSGNAAQSSPIVTLADFSKVRVQVAVPEPETPFIRNDLPVKIYIDELPGTNFTGTVTRFSHSLDDATKTMLVEIDLPNADHKLLPGMYANVKLGVETHANALLIPLDALVTEKTGTSVFKLNGGKAQKVPVKTGFTDGANVEILEGVTPEEPLILVGKQTLSSGQPVTVTEGK; the protein is encoded by the coding sequence ATGAAATCCAAGCATTTTTTTAGTTCCTTGCTCCTCGCCAGTCTCGGAGTGATTGCCGGCTGCAATCCACCTGAGTCCAAAGCACCGTCGAAGGAGACCCCGCCCGTTGCCGTCAAACTCGTCCAGCCCAAACGCGGCGACATCACACGCTCGGTTTCCCTGCCCGGAAATGTCATCCCGGATCAGCAGGCCGCTCTGCACGCCAAGGTCACCGGCTACTTGAAAACCATCCACGTGGATAAAGGCGATTCCGTTAAGGAAGGTGATCTGCTCGCTGAAATTGAAGTGCCCGAACTCCTCGCCGATCTCGCCAAATCCAAGGCCGAAGTGGAGGTCGCCGACATCGATTACAAACGCATCCTCGAGGCTCAGCAGAAAGCCCCCTCGCTCGTCGTCGCCCAATCGATTGATACTGCCCGCGCCAAATCGCTCGTCGCCAAAGCCAGTCTTGAGCATGCCGAAACCCTGCTGCAGTTCTGCAAGATCATCGCTCCTTTTTCCGGCACGATCACCAAACGCTCGGTCGATCCCGGCGCTTTCATCGCCGCCGCCACTTCCGGCAACGCCGCGCAATCTTCCCCCATCGTTACCCTGGCCGATTTCTCCAAAGTCCGCGTGCAGGTGGCCGTGCCGGAACCCGAAACCCCATTTATTCGCAACGATCTCCCGGTTAAAATTTACATCGATGAATTACCCGGCACGAACTTCACCGGCACCGTGACTCGCTTTTCACACTCGCTCGACGACGCCACCAAAACCATGCTCGTCGAAATCGACCTGCCCAATGCCGACCACAAACTTCTCCCCGGCATGTATGCCAATGTAAAGCTCGGCGTGGAAACCCATGCCAATGCTCTTCTGATTCCCCTTGACGCTCTCGTAACTGAAAAAACCGGCACCTCGGTTTTCAAGTTGAATGGCGGCAAAGCTCAAAAGGTTCCCGTTAAAACCGGCTTTACTGATGGCGCCAATGTCGAAATTCTCGAGGGTGTCACCCCGGAAGAACCGCTGATCCTCGTCGGCAAACAAACCTTAAGTTCCGGACAGCCAGTCACTGTGACGGAGGGAAAATGA
- a CDS encoding PulJ/GspJ family protein yields MFVPAKKSSRNSAAGFTLVEVVVALAIMTLLFAGIIIGFTQTAQRAEWSAYSLAAQNLALQGLEQARAAKWDPLSVKGDDQCVQSNFPSVGTNILDVPVAGGNKTYATNTWTITTLTNNSAYPIKMIRVDCTWPFVRPSGTNVFKNTVATFRAPNQ; encoded by the coding sequence ATGTTTGTCCCAGCCAAAAAATCTTCCAGAAATTCCGCGGCAGGCTTCACGCTGGTGGAAGTGGTCGTCGCCCTCGCCATCATGACCCTGCTCTTCGCCGGTATCATCATTGGCTTCACCCAAACCGCTCAGCGTGCCGAATGGTCTGCTTATAGTCTCGCGGCTCAAAATCTCGCTCTCCAGGGCTTGGAACAGGCTCGTGCCGCCAAATGGGATCCCTTGTCGGTTAAGGGTGATGACCAATGCGTTCAGTCCAATTTCCCCTCGGTAGGCACCAATATTCTCGATGTCCCGGTTGCAGGCGGCAACAAAACCTACGCCACCAACACGTGGACCATCACCACTCTGACCAACAACAGCGCCTATCCCATCAAAATGATCCGCGTGGATTGCACCTGGCCATTTGTCAGGCCATCGGGCACCAATGTTTTCAAAAACACCGTAGCCACTTTCAGGGCTCCCAACCAATGA
- a CDS encoding TolC family protein — translation MRTLNQLTFACACSLLVSTAAAQTNLTSSNETYTVDLPTVLRLASAQNLDVQIAREKLTQARASYNGAVMQFLPWLSPGVSFRRHDNFIQDVAGNIIEVHKESYAPGITVNAQVDLGDALYKSLAARQTLNAADHALEAQRQITLLSAIQGYYDLAKAQAQIAVDNEALRISQNLEQQLISAVSAGIAYKGDQLRAQVQTGQTALSLRQALEQQRVAGARLAEVLRLDPAVELVAKETELVPLSLVASNAALSPLVEQALVHRPELQASHSLVAAARSAHDGTTVGPLIPSLGGQAFIGGLGGGIDNQPHPFGQSEDYIAYLSWRIGPGGLFDFSRTRLYQSRLEDARLGEAKLHDQITREVVESITRFRSLSEQLTTVKHNLELAAEAEKLAEQRQEFAVGAVLEDIQTQQDLTRARNDFANIVAEFNKAQYALLRAIGNLATDKPAVSSLK, via the coding sequence ATGAGGACTCTCAACCAACTCACTTTTGCCTGCGCCTGCTCCCTGCTCGTATCCACAGCAGCAGCACAGACTAATCTGACCAGCTCGAACGAGACCTACACTGTCGATCTTCCCACGGTCCTGCGCCTGGCCAGCGCCCAGAATTTGGATGTGCAAATTGCCCGGGAAAAACTGACGCAGGCCCGGGCTTCATACAACGGTGCCGTCATGCAGTTCCTGCCCTGGCTCTCGCCCGGCGTCTCCTTCCGACGTCATGACAACTTCATTCAGGATGTCGCCGGCAACATCATCGAAGTCCATAAGGAATCCTATGCCCCTGGTATCACCGTGAATGCGCAGGTGGATCTCGGCGATGCCCTTTATAAATCCCTCGCGGCCCGCCAAACACTCAATGCCGCCGACCACGCCCTCGAAGCTCAACGCCAGATCACTCTGCTTTCCGCCATTCAGGGCTACTACGACCTGGCCAAAGCTCAAGCCCAGATCGCCGTCGATAATGAAGCTCTGCGCATCTCCCAAAATCTGGAGCAACAACTCATCAGCGCCGTGAGCGCCGGCATCGCTTATAAAGGCGATCAGTTGCGCGCCCAGGTCCAAACCGGCCAGACCGCTCTCTCCTTGCGCCAGGCCCTCGAGCAACAACGCGTCGCTGGCGCCCGCCTTGCTGAAGTATTGCGCCTCGATCCCGCGGTGGAACTTGTCGCGAAGGAAACTGAGCTTGTCCCTCTCTCACTCGTCGCTTCGAATGCTGCTCTGAGTCCGCTGGTGGAACAAGCGCTGGTCCATCGCCCGGAACTCCAGGCCAGTCATTCCTTGGTCGCTGCAGCCAGATCGGCCCACGATGGCACTACTGTCGGCCCGCTGATTCCTTCTCTTGGCGGTCAGGCTTTTATTGGTGGTTTGGGTGGCGGCATCGATAACCAACCTCATCCGTTCGGTCAATCAGAAGATTATATTGCTTACCTCAGCTGGCGCATCGGCCCGGGTGGACTTTTCGATTTCAGCCGCACCCGCCTCTACCAATCACGTTTGGAAGACGCCCGCCTGGGTGAAGCGAAGCTCCACGACCAAATCACCCGTGAAGTGGTTGAAAGCATCACCCGCTTTCGTTCCCTCTCCGAACAACTCACCACCGTCAAACACAATCTGGAACTTGCCGCCGAAGCCGAAAAACTCGCCGAACAACGACAGGAGTTTGCTGTCGGCGCAGTATTGGAGGACATCCAAACCCAGCAGGACCTCACCCGCGCGCGCAACGATTTCGCCAACATCGTCGCCGAATTCAACAAAGCCCAATACGCCCTGCTGCGCGCCATCGGCAATCTCGCCACCGACAAGCCCGCCGTATCGTCGCTTAAATAA